Part of the Oscillibacter hominis genome is shown below.
GAGTTTCCCACCAAGGAGTACGACGGCTTCACCCTGCCGGCCGGGGAGTACTTGGCGCTTCGGGTGGTCATCGGGGAGGGCCGGGGCCACAACTGGTGGTGCGTGGTGTTTCCGCCCCTCTGCACGGCCAGCACCTCTGACGTGGCCCAGACCGCCATGGCGTCCGGACTGAGCGAGGAGGATGTGGGCCTGATCACGGAGGCGGACAGCGGATACGTGCTGAAGTTCAAGTCGGTGGAGCTGTGGCAGTCCCTGAAAGGTATGTTTTCCTGACAAAATAGCGCGGGCGGGAAGAGATAGAGGGAAGAAATCATGAAAAAGAGAAAACTGGCGGCTGTCCTCTGCCTGGTGGTGCTGGTTTTGAGCGGCTGCGGGCAGTCCCTTCCGGAGGGAATGGACAAAAAGGAAGTGACGGAGGCAGGGGAGCAGGTGGCGGAGCTTTTGGGAACCGGGGAAAGCGACGCGGTCTACGACCTCTTTCGTGATGATGTGGCGCAGCAGCTGAGCCCGGAAGACGTGGCGGC
Proteins encoded:
- a CDS encoding DUF3887 domain-containing protein, which gives rise to MKKRKLAAVLCLVVLVLSGCGQSLPEGMDKKEVTEAGEQVAELLGTGESDAVYDLFRDDVAQQLSPEDVAALVPESAGAWKEIAASEAMGRTDEDSGEEYALVMVICEFEEGRVTISAAFDREMELIGVQVG